From Paenibacillus sp. GP183, one genomic window encodes:
- a CDS encoding NAD(P)/FAD-dependent oxidoreductase, which yields MNERVLDQEILDITVIGGGPAGMFAAFYAGMRQASAKIIESMPQLGGQLAALYPEKDINDVAGFPKVTAQQLVNNLLEQMKHFPIDVRLEEKVLQVIKKEERLFEIVTDKMSHLSRAVIISGGVGAFEPRKLELPEAAQYEKKNLHYFVNDLNAFTGKNVLISGGGDSAVDWALMLEPIAANVKLIHRRDKFRAHEHSVEKLMSSKVEIITPTEITKLHGADLIEQITLKDIKSGMETLHEVDACIINFGFVSALGPIAEWGLEIDSGSIVVDSRMETSIPGIFAAGDITTYPGKLKLIAVGFGEAPTAINNAKVYIDPSAKLSPGHSSNMKF from the coding sequence TTGAACGAACGTGTTTTAGACCAAGAAATTCTCGATATTACAGTGATCGGAGGAGGCCCTGCCGGGATGTTCGCCGCCTTCTATGCGGGAATGCGCCAGGCATCAGCCAAAATTATCGAGAGTATGCCTCAGCTCGGGGGGCAGCTGGCCGCTTTATATCCGGAAAAGGACATAAACGATGTAGCCGGATTTCCAAAAGTAACGGCTCAACAGCTGGTTAATAATTTACTGGAGCAAATGAAGCATTTCCCGATAGATGTTCGTTTGGAAGAGAAAGTGCTCCAAGTGATCAAGAAGGAAGAACGTTTATTTGAAATTGTGACGGACAAAATGAGCCATCTCAGTCGTGCTGTCATCATTTCCGGAGGCGTAGGCGCCTTTGAACCGCGAAAATTGGAGCTTCCGGAAGCCGCACAGTATGAGAAGAAAAACTTGCATTATTTTGTCAATGATTTGAATGCATTTACCGGTAAAAATGTTTTGATCAGCGGCGGCGGCGACTCGGCCGTGGACTGGGCATTAATGCTTGAACCGATCGCAGCTAATGTTAAGTTGATTCATCGAAGAGATAAATTCCGCGCCCATGAACACAGTGTGGAAAAATTGATGAGCTCCAAGGTTGAAATCATCACACCCACAGAAATCACCAAGCTTCACGGTGCGGATCTCATTGAACAAATCACTTTGAAGGACATTAAATCCGGCATGGAAACTCTCCATGAAGTAGATGCTTGCATCATCAATTTCGGCTTCGTTTCCGCGCTCGGTCCTATCGCTGAATGGGGACTTGAGATTGATAGCGGGTCCATTGTGGTAGATTCCCGCATGGAGACGAGCATTCCCGGCATTTTTGCGGCTGGTGACATCACCACTTATCCGGGCAAGCTTAAGCTGATTGCTGTAGGATTTGGAGAAGCGCCTACTGCCATTAACAATGCGAAGGTATATATTGATCCATCTGCCAAATTGTCCCCTGGACATAGCAGCAATATGAAGTTTTAA
- a CDS encoding MerR family transcriptional regulator yields MRIGELAQETGVSIRSLRYYEAKHLIVSDREENGYRIYNKTAVERVKTIQFYLSLGFNTDEIENFLNCVMVSREAFCEQILPMYEQKLQVIDKQLHQLNQVRSNLLERIEFIKEDQKQQVPLHTSER; encoded by the coding sequence ATGCGAATCGGAGAACTTGCTCAGGAAACAGGTGTCAGCATACGCTCATTACGCTACTATGAAGCCAAGCACCTGATTGTATCGGATAGGGAAGAAAACGGATATCGCATTTACAATAAAACCGCAGTGGAGCGAGTGAAGACGATTCAGTTTTATTTGAGCCTTGGTTTTAATACGGATGAGATTGAGAACTTTTTGAACTGTGTGATGGTCAGCAGGGAAGCCTTCTGTGAACAAATTTTACCCATGTACGAACAGAAGCTCCAAGTCATTGATAAGCAGCTCCATCAACTGAATCAGGTTCGCTCCAATCTGCTCGAACGGATTGAGTTTATCAAGGAAGATCAGAAGCAGCAGGTACCTCTACACACATCCGAACGCTGA
- a CDS encoding helicase DnaB: protein MRITNMLHFTENHRFCVNRDFSLSGLDYKMLTMMYQPMVGAYAITLYQTLSQQLSSERTGYSPLEQQRRLFLMLELEQGERGRKFFIEQSSKLEAIGLLQTSRKYIAAEEDYMYEYTLFAPLSPNEFFRNQHLTLLLRDKVGKFMLLALRDELLSPEPEESRGENSENLSVPFYDLFQLNTQVIDYELEQALYEASAAKHTDPHLDVSTKGFEYADIIMRFPRGSSNRIFVEALKHKPDQMVSINIAAKKYNLSLQETCRLLDEDGVFTEEGMLLTDKLQYNANLFYRQNKKRTEERERVLARSDDRASGGQEASQENEQSGEKSVEMQYYLEVPTQLRKECTDHQYNYILRNEPYTYVLKKFFTQGSIPDGVLNIFEKIDLNYKLNEEVINVLIHFLHIDRRSWAKSSIEAVASDMLGKQVVSYEQAVDYVREKLRFKEKAQSKVEAAKSGGSSATRGRQGNKQKPNIPIIQDSAQALRLTDEELEIMRKRAQKLDEKFNR from the coding sequence ATGCGAATTACGAATATGCTGCATTTTACGGAAAATCATCGTTTCTGTGTGAATCGCGACTTTTCTTTAAGCGGCTTGGACTACAAAATGCTGACCATGATGTACCAGCCAATGGTTGGTGCATATGCCATAACCCTCTATCAAACACTGTCCCAACAGCTAAGCTCCGAGCGGACAGGATACTCCCCATTAGAGCAGCAGCGGAGGCTGTTTCTGATGCTGGAGCTGGAGCAGGGGGAACGCGGACGCAAATTTTTCATCGAGCAATCCTCGAAGCTTGAAGCGATCGGGCTGCTGCAGACATCGAGAAAGTATATAGCTGCAGAAGAGGATTATATGTATGAATATACACTGTTTGCACCGCTAAGCCCGAATGAATTTTTTCGCAACCAGCATCTGACGCTGCTGCTTAGGGATAAGGTAGGCAAGTTCATGCTGCTTGCCCTGAGGGACGAGCTGTTATCGCCAGAGCCGGAAGAAAGCCGCGGCGAGAATTCGGAGAATCTATCGGTACCCTTCTATGATCTATTCCAACTGAACACGCAGGTGATCGATTATGAGCTGGAACAGGCTTTGTATGAAGCTTCAGCGGCTAAACACACGGATCCCCACCTTGATGTATCGACTAAAGGCTTTGAATATGCCGATATCATCATGCGTTTTCCGCGTGGATCAAGCAACCGAATCTTTGTAGAGGCGTTAAAGCATAAGCCGGATCAAATGGTTTCCATCAATATTGCGGCCAAAAAATATAATTTATCCTTGCAGGAAACATGTCGGCTGCTGGACGAAGATGGTGTTTTCACCGAAGAGGGCATGCTGCTGACCGATAAGCTGCAATACAATGCCAATTTATTTTACAGGCAGAATAAAAAGCGGACCGAGGAGAGAGAACGCGTACTCGCTAGATCGGATGATCGTGCATCCGGTGGGCAGGAAGCCTCACAGGAGAACGAGCAGTCTGGGGAAAAATCCGTGGAGATGCAATATTACCTGGAGGTCCCGACACAGTTGCGGAAGGAATGCACGGACCATCAATACAACTACATTTTGCGTAATGAGCCTTATACCTATGTGCTGAAGAAGTTTTTCACCCAAGGCTCAATCCCGGACGGTGTGCTTAATATTTTTGAAAAAATTGATTTGAATTATAAATTGAATGAGGAAGTCATTAATGTCCTTATCCATTTTCTACATATTGACCGCCGTTCTTGGGCGAAGTCATCGATTGAAGCCGTGGCGTCCGATATGCTGGGCAAGCAGGTTGTAAGCTATGAGCAGGCCGTTGATTATGTGCGTGAGAAGCTGCGTTTTAAAGAGAAGGCCCAATCCAAAGTGGAAGCGGCCAAATCAGGCGGAAGCTCGGCTACGCGCGGCAGGCAGGGCAATAAGCAGAAGCCGAATATTCCCATCATTCAGGATTCCGCTCAAGCCTTAAGACTCACAGACGAAGAATTGGAAATCATGCGAAAAAGAGCTCAAAAGCTTGATGAGAAATTCAATCGGTAA
- a CDS encoding YuiB family protein, translated as MIQLMIVTVLLLVLFFGIGFILNMLMKTTWFPIYAYFAVVIIFVVYWGTAGSLTSNVSGYTYADYIPAVGGLVGAVLSGSAIKALRVRGFKMF; from the coding sequence TTGATACAATTAATGATCGTGACGGTGCTGCTGCTCGTCTTGTTTTTTGGAATTGGCTTCATTTTAAATATGCTGATGAAGACCACTTGGTTTCCGATTTATGCTTATTTTGCAGTGGTCATCATTTTCGTTGTGTATTGGGGGACCGCGGGGTCATTAACCAGCAATGTATCCGGCTACACCTATGCAGATTATATTCCTGCTGTTGGCGGTCTTGTTGGAGCTGTTTTAAGCGGATCTGCGATCAAGGCACTGCGTGTGCGTGGGTTTAAAATGTTTTAA
- a CDS encoding alpha/beta hydrolase, with amino-acid sequence MPKIEVNGTVLHVHKTGKGIPIVFIHPPLLTIETFNYQKAQLSDEFEVITFDIRGHGESKPSERKLTYPLIAEDMRQLLDALDIEKAYFCGYSSAGAIVLEALMAYPERTLGGIIVSGMAELSVGLHRGAAWLSAQMSSIRPLRSLVSAAISLGNADMRLTFQNLRRSSLRGDPRNQQQYFEYSRRYNYVNRLHSIQKPVLLIYGQNDTTYHSYAHLLHERLPNSSLYFIKDGQHHIPIKHASRMNDLIRLWVQSLDDQVIDRNELDLKIAKKLNPEMYLHEEDLQKDLPVS; translated from the coding sequence ATGCCCAAAATAGAGGTTAACGGTACAGTACTGCATGTTCATAAAACCGGCAAGGGAATCCCGATCGTGTTTATTCATCCGCCGCTGCTCACAATTGAAACGTTTAATTACCAAAAAGCGCAGCTTTCGGATGAGTTTGAGGTGATCACGTTTGATATCCGCGGTCATGGTGAAAGCAAACCGTCCGAACGTAAACTGACCTATCCTCTGATCGCGGAAGATATGAGACAACTGCTTGATGCATTGGATATAGAAAAAGCCTACTTTTGCGGATATTCCTCTGCGGGTGCCATCGTGCTCGAGGCGCTTATGGCCTACCCTGAGAGAACTCTAGGTGGCATTATTGTCAGCGGCATGGCGGAGCTCAGTGTCGGTTTGCACCGAGGTGCGGCTTGGCTGTCGGCCCAAATGTCTTCGATTCGGCCGCTGCGTTCTCTTGTGTCGGCTGCAATATCACTGGGCAACGCCGATATGAGGCTCACCTTCCAAAATTTGCGAAGGAGCTCCTTGCGGGGGGACCCCCGTAACCAGCAGCAATATTTTGAATACAGCCGCCGTTATAATTACGTAAACAGGCTGCACAGCATACAAAAGCCTGTGTTATTGATATATGGTCAAAATGACACCACTTATCACAGTTACGCACATCTGCTGCATGAAAGGCTGCCGAATAGTTCCTTATATTTTATTAAGGACGGGCAACACCATATCCCCATCAAGCACGCATCGCGGATGAATGATCTCATCCGGCTGTGGGTTCAAAGCCTTGATGATCAAGTCATCGATCGAAATGAGCTTGATTTGAAAATAGCGAAAAAACTCAATCCAGAGATGTATTTACACGAAGAAGATCTTCAAAAAGATTTGCCCGTAAGCTAG
- a CDS encoding YqzM family protein yields MSDPKHPELHVNEEPRNDFMDTAIGFGAFFGFLLLMGIVATIITMMRG; encoded by the coding sequence ATGAGTGATCCTAAACACCCGGAGCTTCATGTGAATGAGGAGCCGCGCAATGATTTCATGGATACAGCCATTGGATTCGGCGCTTTTTTCGGTTTCTTGCTGCTCATGGGCATTGTGGCCACTATAATTACAATGATGAGAGGTTAA
- the dnaI gene encoding primosomal protein DnaI yields the protein MESLSNLLKSMPNSEWRKIAEAKVNLVLNDPLIHNFRQKHPEVDDYTLKINMNKLYQHVTENKNCANCPGLELCPNDMQGHYTLLDAEILNGRPFVHEEKVACKLFTAKQMQDAISNRIHTFHVDPHVFSRAYSYGDILEKDLDRAKAVDQINHYVEKTIDNGLQNTGLYLVGSFGTGKTFLMCYMLYQLAKVGMTGAIVYTPDFAEDLKGMFQEPYKLKETIDLLKDVDLLVFDDIGAENLNPWLRDHVMGAILNHRMNRKPTFFTSNYDLSGLEKHFSFTNKDGDEEFKGQRIMDRIRPFVDLVHVKGSNKRGS from the coding sequence TTGGAATCCCTGTCTAATCTGTTAAAATCAATGCCAAACTCCGAATGGAGAAAAATTGCGGAAGCCAAAGTTAATCTGGTTCTCAATGATCCTCTCATTCACAATTTTCGCCAAAAACATCCGGAAGTCGACGATTATACCTTAAAAATTAACATGAACAAACTGTATCAACACGTGACCGAGAATAAAAATTGCGCAAACTGCCCCGGGCTCGAGCTCTGCCCGAATGATATGCAGGGACATTACACCTTGCTTGATGCGGAAATATTAAATGGGCGGCCTTTTGTACATGAAGAGAAAGTAGCCTGCAAGCTGTTCACAGCTAAACAAATGCAGGATGCGATCAGCAATCGGATACATACCTTCCACGTTGATCCCCATGTATTCAGCCGAGCATATTCCTATGGCGATATTTTGGAAAAGGATTTGGACCGGGCAAAGGCTGTAGACCAAATCAATCATTATGTGGAAAAAACGATCGATAACGGACTGCAAAACACCGGTCTCTATCTGGTGGGTTCGTTTGGAACAGGGAAAACTTTCCTCATGTGCTATATGCTTTATCAGCTGGCGAAAGTCGGTATGACCGGCGCTATCGTCTATACACCTGACTTCGCGGAGGACCTGAAGGGTATGTTCCAAGAGCCTTACAAGCTGAAGGAGACGATAGATCTGCTGAAGGATGTGGATTTGCTTGTGTTCGATGATATCGGAGCCGAGAACCTGAATCCATGGCTGCGAGACCATGTGATGGGGGCAATCCTCAATCATCGGATGAACCGCAAGCCGACCTTTTTCACTTCGAACTATGACTTATCCGGGCTGGAGAAGCATTTCAGCTTCACCAACAAAGACGGAGACGAAGAATTCAAGGGCCAACGCATCATGGACCGAATTCGCCCATTTGTCGATTTGGTGCATGTGAAGGGTTCGAACAAGCGTGGAAGCTAA
- a CDS encoding NAD(P)/FAD-dependent oxidoreductase — MSRIPRIVILGAGYGGIVTAIRLQKELNYNEADVTLVNKHDYHYITTHLHMPAAGTDNPENARVDILKLIDEFKVDFVKSTVTQIRPHEKKVILEDGTLSFDYLVIGLGGEPETFGIPGLKEYAMNIRSINSVRLIREHIEYQFAKFKREPDRKDYLTFVIGGAGFTGIEFIGELADRIPELCKEFDVDPSWVKIYNVEAAPTMLPGFDPELVEYGMKVLEQKGVTFKIGVAIKECTPEGVLLAGDEFIKSTTVIWTGGIRGNHMLEDAGFETMRGRIKVDEYLRSPQFENIYIVGDCSIVMNDEGRPFPPTAQIATQQGEACAHNLIASIRNTQPKPFKFSNKGVVASLGKGEAIGIVGSRKLKGNTAAIMKKVVDMRYLYIIGGIPLVIRKGRF, encoded by the coding sequence ATGAGTCGAATACCAAGAATCGTCATCCTGGGAGCAGGATATGGTGGAATCGTTACAGCGATTCGTCTGCAAAAAGAGCTGAATTATAATGAAGCCGACGTTACACTTGTCAATAAGCACGATTACCATTACATCACCACCCACTTGCATATGCCTGCTGCCGGAACGGACAACCCTGAGAATGCGCGTGTCGATATCTTAAAGCTGATTGATGAGTTTAAGGTCGATTTTGTAAAATCTACCGTTACACAAATTCGTCCGCATGAAAAGAAAGTTATTTTGGAGGACGGCACACTTTCTTTTGATTATCTGGTTATCGGGCTGGGCGGAGAGCCGGAAACCTTTGGCATTCCCGGACTTAAAGAATATGCGATGAATATTCGCAGCATCAATAGCGTCAGACTCATTCGCGAGCACATTGAGTATCAATTTGCCAAGTTCAAGCGTGAACCGGATCGCAAGGATTACCTGACCTTTGTCATTGGCGGCGCAGGCTTTACCGGCATCGAGTTCATTGGAGAGCTGGCGGACCGTATTCCAGAGCTTTGCAAGGAATTTGATGTCGATCCATCGTGGGTGAAAATTTATAACGTTGAAGCTGCGCCGACCATGCTTCCTGGTTTTGACCCTGAACTTGTCGAATACGGAATGAAGGTTCTTGAGCAAAAAGGCGTTACCTTTAAAATCGGAGTTGCGATTAAAGAATGTACCCCGGAAGGCGTGCTTTTAGCTGGAGATGAGTTCATTAAATCGACTACAGTGATTTGGACCGGCGGTATTCGCGGCAACCATATGCTGGAGGATGCCGGCTTTGAAACGATGCGCGGAAGAATTAAGGTCGATGAATATCTGCGTTCACCGCAATTTGAAAATATATATATTGTAGGGGATTGCTCCATCGTGATGAACGACGAAGGCAGGCCTTTCCCGCCAACTGCCCAAATTGCTACGCAACAAGGCGAGGCTTGCGCTCACAATTTGATCGCATCCATTCGTAATACACAGCCGAAGCCGTTCAAATTTTCAAATAAAGGCGTTGTGGCTTCTCTGGGTAAAGGGGAAGCGATCGGTATCGTAGGTTCACGTAAACTCAAGGGAAATACGGCTGCAATTATGAAAAAAGTTGTTGATATGAGATACCTTTACATTATTGGAGGCATACCCCTGGTTATCCGCAAAGGTCGGTTCTAG
- the hemQ gene encoding hydrogen peroxide-dependent heme synthase, translating to MSEAVQTLEGWYALHDFRLIDWNAWKAADPKHRKLAQEELEAFLNEWQQIENDKTGSTAVYSIVGQKADFMFMHMRETLEELNELENAFNKSAFADFTIPVYSYVSIVELSSYLAKPGIDPMDDPELAARLKPILPKARHICFYPMNKRREGSDNWYMLPAEDRKTMMRSHGMIGRTYAGKVKQIITGSVGLDDWEWGVTLFAEDALQFKKLVYEMRFDEVSARYGEFGDFYVGNILNQDGFNKLLSL from the coding sequence ATGAGTGAAGCCGTACAAACGCTGGAGGGCTGGTATGCTCTGCATGATTTCCGCTTGATTGACTGGAATGCATGGAAAGCCGCAGATCCTAAGCACCGTAAGCTTGCACAGGAGGAGCTTGAAGCTTTCTTGAACGAGTGGCAGCAAATAGAAAACGATAAAACTGGAAGTACCGCCGTATACAGCATCGTCGGGCAAAAGGCCGATTTTATGTTTATGCATATGCGTGAAACCTTGGAAGAGCTTAATGAGCTTGAGAACGCGTTTAATAAATCGGCGTTTGCTGATTTTACAATCCCTGTGTACTCATATGTATCTATAGTGGAACTAAGCAGTTATCTAGCGAAGCCTGGAATAGATCCCATGGACGATCCGGAGCTTGCGGCCAGACTGAAGCCGATTCTTCCGAAGGCGAGACATATTTGTTTCTATCCGATGAATAAACGCCGCGAAGGCAGCGATAACTGGTATATGCTCCCGGCCGAAGACCGCAAAACGATGATGCGCAGCCACGGAATGATCGGCCGTACTTATGCCGGAAAAGTGAAACAAATCATCACGGGTTCCGTTGGCCTGGACGATTGGGAGTGGGGAGTCACCTTATTTGCCGAGGATGCCCTTCAATTCAAGAAGCTGGTCTACGAAATGCGCTTTGATGAAGTCAGTGCAAGATATGGAGAATTCGGTGATTTCTATGTCGGCAATATCCTGAATCAAGATGGCTTTAACAAACTGCTGAGCCTTTAA
- the trxA gene encoding thioredoxin, with amino-acid sequence MSIVNVSDQSFKSEVEGEGVVLVDFWAPWCGPCKMIAPVLEELDKEIDALKIAKLNVDDNPESASRFGVMSIPTLIVFKDGQPVDKVVGFQSKDALKNVVSRHQ; translated from the coding sequence ATGTCGATTGTAAATGTATCCGACCAAAGTTTCAAAAGCGAAGTAGAAGGCGAAGGCGTAGTGCTTGTGGATTTCTGGGCACCATGGTGCGGACCTTGTAAAATGATTGCGCCCGTTCTTGAGGAACTGGACAAAGAGATAGATGCTTTGAAAATTGCCAAATTGAACGTGGATGACAATCCGGAATCCGCTTCGCGTTTCGGGGTCATGAGCATTCCTACATTAATCGTGTTCAAAGATGGACAGCCTGTAGATAAAGTGGTGGGCTTCCAATCCAAGGATGCACTGAAAAATGTAGTATCCCGTCATCAATAA